The Setaria italica strain Yugu1 chromosome VIII, Setaria_italica_v2.0, whole genome shotgun sequence genome includes the window ACCATCCTGGCCTCTGACTTCAAGACCCTGCTGCTGAACCATGCCGGTGACCTGAACAACATGTTCCGGTCATCGGTGAACATGGTCACCGCCACCGAGTTCCCTGGGCTGAACACCCTGGGCCTGGCAATGGCGCGCACCGACATCGCCCCCAGCGGGGTGGTGCTCCCCCACTCTCACCCGAGGGCGTCGGAGATGATGTTCGTCCATGGTGGCAGCGTGGTGGTCGGCTTCTTTGACACCAAGGGCAAGCTGTTCCAGAAGACCCTGGGGGAGGGGGATGTGTTCATCTTCCCCCGTGGTCTGGTGCACTACATCATGAACTATGGTTTTGGCCCCGCTACGACATTTTCGGTGCTCAACAGCCAGAACCCTGGCGTCGTCGGCATCACCCATGCGATGTTCGCAACAGAGTCAGATGTGGTCGAGGGCCTGATGGCAAGAATGTTGAAGTTTGGAGAGATGGCACTAAGTGACAACAGTACTTATACTGGTTTGCAATGGGCATTCTGATTATGTGTTAGCTCAACTTAGTGGTACACTTTGGATGAAAATTGACTGTAGATGATTTGAAGATAAGTGCCTAGTAATGGATTCTTCTTTGTGATGTAGCTGCTTAATAAACTATCAAGGCACCACACAGATTAAGACCAGAGACTTCTTTGCCTTATCTCTGCAGGATTATGATGTTGTAACCTCTAatgtttctcttttttctatCATTACACGATCCTATTTCACTTTGCAAACTTGTTGGATGATGTGAAAATTGCGTCACATAGCAGTCGCCATCCTTTGGCATTCCCTGGACAGCATAGCCTTCCTTTGCCTTTTGCTTTACTCAGTGGATCTCAACACGCCTTTTGTTGTTTAGCATTATCTCTCAGCTCCTCGAAGGTGAGATCTCTTTCTTTTCCACGCCTTCTCTTTCAAACTGAAAGCTCCTGCACCTGATAAAGTAGACTCATAGCACCAGCCCAATCCTATCATATTCACACGCTGCTTTATCCAAGATGCTCTTGTAACTGAATGTGTAATCATTGATGTGCACTGCGAGAAATCGCTGCCCGGAGTCTAATTCGATGACTTATTAGGTGATCAGTTTTGAATTGGATTCCCAGTATTCTTGTCAGATGTTCCTTTATGTTGGTCTATTGCAGTACAAGTGTGCTGATGATAGTGACCCTTCGTAAAAGAACTTGTGGAGTTATGCGTTTGCTTTTGGATTTGGCAGACACGGTTGCTCCATCCTTTTTGAGACTACATTTTTCATCAATGTTGCTGGAGGATTCAGAAACGTCAGTTCTTCAGCGACATCTTTCCTCACTGATAGCAATGATTCGTAACAATGGCTTTCCTTCTTCTTACAAGGAAACAATTTAGGAATACTTATTATAGAAGTTTTAACAAACTTGATGACAGGACCATATAATAACTAAATAATCTTCAAGTTGATTCTGTGATTTGATCTGATCTTATCTGACCAAGAATTTGTCAACAGAAGATCAGACAGTTCAAAAGCTTACCGTGATGGGTGAGAAGCATTTATTGGCTTGACTGAAAATTCAGAGCCAAAGAACACAAAATTTTCTTTGACGCTGTCCAAGTAAACCAGTTGCGCTAgagttatttttcttttggttcAGCAGCACCTTTTCTGAATGAAATATCCTATTAATCAAGACGATTTGACGTTCACAAATTAGCGTTCTCCAAGCTAATCCTGGAAAGCAGATGTATCAGTTTGTATGTCATTCAACACGATTGAGATAATTAATCTTACACTCAGTCCTTGTCATGGGAATTATTACAAATTACAATGCATGGTTCATTCATGGAAGTGACAACAAGAAACAATTCATCACGCACGTATCCTGCATAGTCAACCTGCATTACTTTCTTGCAGGTTAAGATGGCTACATGTCACTTTTAAATTCTTTCTAAGCGATGTTCTAGACTCGTGCACACATGTTAAGAAGTAGAGGAAAATGACCATAGGTCCTGACTGAAAGTTTACCTCTTACTTTATGTCATGAAGTTTGTCTGTTATAAACTGCCTTTCTTCAAACAACAAACCAATGAACAAATAAATTAAGTCTTGCGGGACTAGTACCCAATCCTTAACTTAAAATTATTTCCATTCGAAGATTATTTAACTGTCTTTTCAAAATGTTAAGGTGATGACTTAtttccattttatgtttgaattTGATAATCACAGTTGAAACTTCTGAGACATGCTGCCAGAATAGGAGCAGTTTGGTAGAAAAACTGCTGAGAGAGATACCCAATCCTTGACTTAAAATTATTTCCATTTGAAGATTATTTAACTGTCCTTTCAAAATGTTAAGGTGATGACTTATTCccattttatgtttgaattTGATAATCACAGTTGAAACTTCTGAGACATGCTGCCAGAATAGGAGCACTTTGGTAGAAAAATTGCTGAGAGAGAAATTGGAACCAGAGAAAAAAGAATTGCCTGCTATTTAAGAATGTAGATATTCTTGCCTTCCTACTATACACTACACAGTATACAATGTGATAAAACACTAGACGGCACATAAATAACACAACCAAACTATACCGACAAAAACAATAGGCAAAGGTAACTTCCCTGGCTGCTCTGTGGGCCAGGGCGTATGCAATCAtgctcatcatcatcctctggAACCCTAACATGTTAGCACTACTCATCGGTTGAGGCCGTTCATGGTTGTTGCCCACCAGATGGTGCACCAGCACATGAGAGAGATGTGACCTGCAGTGGCAAAGCTGATAGCAGCCACAAAATGTGTGCACCCTTTCCTGCATTAGCCCAACTTTCTTGATCTTGCCAGATCAGACATTTTGATGCCTTCGACCTGATAAGGCCATCAAACTCTCTATTATGCTGCTTGATCAAGCTGTCTAGTCATACTGTCTAAGTGACACGGTGTATCTTAGAGAGAGAGGATCTGTACAAAGGTAATTGTATTATTGATTCTTCTAGAGTAAACAAAAAACTGATGGGATTTTGACCCAACTGGCCTGTCACAATCAAGCAATACCTACTTTTCTCTACTCCTTCCCTCTACATCCATATATACGCTACATGTGTCGAATACACGGTATGTACCGAACTGTCATGCAAAAACTTGCTGATGCTAAATGAATTAGAAGTTCTCCTTGTGGAACTCGAACTTCGTGTTGGTTTTCCGTGAGAAATCCTGCGCGAGCTCACGAAGCTCCTTTGTCAGCACCGGGGCACCACAATAGAACACTCCTGCAATATCCAAGAACAAAGACATCAGTGTTGATTCAGAAATTCAATTATGAAAAGAAGAATTACGTATTGTGTGCAGTAACTAGGATGCTGATTGGCCCTGCTGTTAGTGTTATCCCTTTTCAGTTTCAGGTAAGGTTGAGCTGACAGGCATGCCTGATTTTGACTCGGTTAGGCAAAGGCAGCAAGCATCTCTTGGGAATATGTTAAAGAATCCCATGTCTATCTGACTTGACTTTATAAATGTGAATTTTAGACAcccatgtatatatacataactCTTCATCTCTATCTACAATGACTCTGCTctgcattttttattttgtaattGCAATTATCAGATTGGCTAGCCCCCAATCTATAACCTAATTTCAGTTgccaatgcaatgcaaattCTTGCGTCTCATCATTTACTTATTGGTTGTGGCTCAGCAAGCAACAGTGATTGGGCGGTTGGCCCCTAGGCTGTCAGGGTCGTCCTATTCAATGTCAATCCTAGTCATGGCTAAGTTCAAATTGAGCACAGCAAGCATCGCACACTCTGGTGCTGGTCATGCATAATGTCCCTGTCAGCTATGTTCTGCGACGAAAGTGGAGCCAGCCACATTGCGCTCTAAGCTCATACCTAGACAGCTATGTTTGGTAGAGTGCTTCTTTCACCGCGATCGAGTGAGAGAAGCGTGGAGGCATGAATAACCTGCAGCCTTTTCACCGCCATGAGATGCCGACCCTAACAACCGCCAATTTACTGACCATTCCTGATCTCGACTTTACCCTTTTCTACCATGTTGACAATGAACGGGCTGGACAGAGATTTTTCAGTATGGATCGATGGACTTACCGACGCGCTGGTCACGGTGGTTGAGCGCGATGCGCTTGTAGACGTTGCGCCAGTTGGGCCTGGCGAAGTGGGTCTTGACGCGGGTGCCGGAGACGACGTCGACGCCGTGCTTGGCGTGGTTGAGCGACTGGAGCATGGCGATGAGCGCCGAGCGTGCGTCCCCTTCCTCGTAGACGCTGGTGCAGTAGTTGTGGAGCTCGATGACGCCCTTCTTGTCTGTCTCGGCCACCTCGTCCATGACGCCGCGGAACCACTCGAAGGAGCCCTGCTCCCGGGTGACCCAGTAGAAGTAGGCCCGGCGCGTGCGGAAGGAGGCCGTGGAGACGGAGTTGTCGTTGCCGGAGCCGGCCTCCAGGTCGCCGTCCAGCTGCTTCATGTTGTTGATGATGTCCTTGATGATGGAGATCATGGGCGTGGCGCCGATGCCCAGGCCGACGAGCAGGACGACGTCGTACTTCTTGTAGTCCTGCGCCGGCGCGCCGTAGGGCCCGTCGATCAGCACCTTCGGGAAGCTGCAAGGAaatcgtttttttttttaatcgcGTTAGTTATTGGCGTGCAAACTGCAACAATGCGAATCTtccaaaagaaattaaaaattagcCGCATCAATTCGATCGGCGATGGCGTAGTGAAAAAAGAAATGAGAATGTCAAAAGGTGGTGTGTTTGTCGGAGAGTCAGAAGTCAACGGCGCCGGATTAACAACCTAACCCGCACTCAcaagccacaagcccacaagcCAGCCACGCTTTGCTTGCTCCGTTCTCCCAAAGGTACAGATGGGACCGAAGGCATCAGAGAATGAATGTCCTTTTCTCCCAGACGTTTTCCTTTGAtctttaaacaaaaaaaaaggatatttGGAATAGGAATGTGTTGGGCAAATGGGCACGCATAGGCATGGACCATGGACCCTTCACCACACCCCCAACCACTGGCCGTCCTCCAGATGCCCATGAATGAATGagccaaaaaaacaaaacagctcttctcctccaccgccggGAATATCACCGGCCACCGGCCGTTCACCTCATCATTCCCACCGGCTGAATTATGCTACCACTACCATTGCTACTACTCGATGACAAAGATCCTGCAGGGGTCAACACCTGCTACGACTTACCACCCTACACGTCCCAACCGAACTAAGAACACTTTGCCATGTGTGCTGACTGTGAGCCAGTGCGCGCGCGCATCTGTGTTGTCTGGACTCTGGACACTCTAGGCCGGCGTGATGCAAGCGATGAGCTCAAACGCTGCCACATTTCTGTTGACCAttgggggaggggggggagggggggggggggggggggggcaaaaaGTGTTAGGCAATTGGCACGAAGCTCTGGATGGAGGTCAGAGATGGTGGCGCTACCGACTGGAGCAGGAGCAGCCCATGCCAGGCCGTGGTTGACATGTGTGAAACCACAGCTAGCTGGAGAAAGAAAGCAGTGGTACACGGCCAGTGATGGATCCACCTACCCCCCCGGGGAGCCTCAGAGACCTGGTCCGGTCCACAGGTCCAAACCTTACCCGTACCGACCCGACTTGCGACCTGGCTTGAGACTACGACTCGTCCACATCCGCGCCACCCACCCAACAGGCCCCACAGCCGACGCGGTAACGGCGACACGGCCGGCGAGCTCTAGCTCCACGTGCGTTTTTTGTCATCATCGTGGAaacgcgaggaagaagaagagggtgcTTGCTCGCTCACCTGGGGTTGGTCATGGTGCTGCCGTCGCGGTCGTACTCCGCCCGGAGCAGCCCGCTCTTGCCCTCCGTCGGCGGCCGGCAAACCTGAATCCAATTTGGTCACGATCAGCTCCATTTCATAAGATTCAATCCAAGGATTGGTTTTGCCGGATTGAATGTAATTAGTGGAGCACGGTACCTTGGAGAAGACGGTCTTGAGCTCGCGCGTCCAGTCGCCCAGCGTCCTGATGTGGACGCTAACGTAGTCGTCCTTCGGGGCCGACGTGATGGAGAACGGGTGCCTGTCAGCAGGTTCGATTCACAAAAGTCGTTAGCGTCTCGCCATTAACAACCAAAGCCTTCTTTAATCCGATTACCTAAACAACCCTAATAAAGCATCTCCACTTAACCACCTTTGCTTAATGAAGCCCATCCTACCTAGTCCTCCTCTCTTCATCAGaacagccaaaaaaaaaaaaagaacagaacgCTTACCACTGGAACGGCGAGACGGCGGCGCAGTTGACGAAGATGTACTGGCCGCTCTTGTACCGGAACCCCTGGGGCTTGGAGAAATGCAGCGAGAGGACGTTCCCGGGGTACACGGCGACCTTGAGGATCTTCACCGGCCGGACGCTGGAGCGCAGCGCCCGCGTCAGCCGCTCGCACGCGTACATCACCAGGGGCACCGCCAGGTACATCCACGTCGACTTCTTCTGCCACTTCTTGGTGAGGTACAGGTAGTGACCGTGCACGATCAGCAGCGCGTACACCACCACGAAGCAGTGGTGCGAGTACCAGAACGCGTTGAACCCCGTCAGCCTCTTGAGCGGGCCGGGGAGCGCCAGCCGCCCCCGCCGGAACCACGGCGTCGCCAGCGTGAACGCCACCGCCATCAGCACCAGCATCACCAGCCCCGTCCACCCCTCGGTGCCCTTCACGAACCACCAGTAGTCGTTCGGCCTCGGGAACCCGAAGTACTGCCCCAGCGGCGCGTACTCGGCGTCCGTGGCGCGCAACAATCTAGGGAAGTCGCAGGTCAAGTGGGAGATGATGTGGAGCGCGGCACCGACGGTGATCCCCACGGCGACCACCTTGTGGAAGTTGAGGTTGTCGTCGAAGGGGACGACGCGGCCGACGGCGGTGCGGTTGCGGATCCAGGTGATGGTGTTCCGGCAGACCGGGAGCAGGATGAGCGCCATGTTGAACTTGAGCGTCTCGGCGCCGCCCTTGGCGATGCAGACGCAGTACCCCATCACCTCGAACACGTAGCGGCGCCGGTACTGGACGAACTTCCACGTGAAGAGCCCCGCGCAGATGGAGAGCCACAGCAGCATCACCCACACGCGCTTCCAGTTGTCCTCCAGGAAGTACTGCGCGCGGCGGTACCAGCGCCGGAGCGGGTTCGGCTCCGGCGTCGGCCGGAGGTTCTGGGAGAGCATCTGGGAGAGGTTGCGGCTGTTGGTGGTGCCGATGCGCACCGACTGGCTGGGCGCCTGAAGGAGGAGGGTCTCCAGGTTGTAGAGGTCGATGTAGCCCAGGTTGCCCGGGTCCAGCTCCTCCATGATCAGCCGCGCGTACTCCTCGGCTTGCTCCTGGATCTTCGACAGCTTGTTCGCCGACGCGCTCAGCAGGATGATCTGTCAGGTTGCAGGTGGAGTTccattagaaaaaataaaatcaatcttttttttttctcttggaaGAAGATGCAAATAAACGTGTTAATCGAGCTGGTGAAAGGGTGGTGGCAGAATTACCTCTTTCACCTCCTCCTCGGTGATCCTGCCGTCCGCGTCCTTGTCAACCCTGAGGTTAATCGAGGGAAGGTTTCGTTAATTACGGCGCCATTAGCGAGTAATTAAGGGAAGGGTTACTGTTGCTGAAAGGAAATGGTAGCAATCAATAAGTCAGAATGACGTACATGTCGAAGAAGGTCTGGAGGCGGCCGTCGAAGCTGGTGTCGGAGATTTGGTCCCAGAACTCGAGCAGCTCCGCCTTGCTGATGGTGTCGCCGGAGATGTTGCGGCGGCGCGACAGCGCGTCGAAGAGCTCGCCGGCGAACTCCGGCTCCCGCATCCCTGTCATGTCAGCCAGGTGGTTAATTCTTAATTCAATTGGTGCGTGCAAGTACGAGACAGGACGAGCAATCGATTGAAGCAGGTGGATGGATGAACCAGAGGACAAACCACTCACCGATGCACTGGCCGAACTTGGAGCGGTGTAGGAGTCCGTTCGGCGCGAGCTTGTCGAAGCGCTCCTCCACGGCCTCCCATCCCTTGGCGCCCTCGGCCTTGCTGATGAACTTGAGCCCCTTGagcgcgtgcgccgccgcggACTTGGACCGGTCGAGCGTCCTCCCGCCCCCGCCGTGGCGGTTGatggaggcgaggcggcggagctcctGCGACACCTGCTTGATCCGCGACGAGGCGTTGCGGATGACGTTGTGGCCGTAGGACGAGGACCGCCGGTTCTCGAGCGTGCGCGCCAGGAGGGTCACGTCGgggtcctcgccgccggcgccgccgtgggccGCCGGCTTGACGCTGTGCACGGCCACCGAGTCGTCGCGCACGTCGAGGGTGATCTCGAcgtagtcgtcgtcgtcggtggcgGAAGGGGAGGCGCGGGGTGGGGGTGCGGAGAGCGGCGCGGAGACGGACTCGGCGAAGCGCGCGCTCTTGCGCGCCCCTGTCTTCTTGCTCAGCGGGCCGCTGTGCGGGATCACCCGCTCCCGGTCCCGGCCCTCGTgcggggccgccgcggcggacgaCATCTCCACGAtgtccccgccggcgccggcgtcggcgcccgGCCTGTGGCTATGCAtggtggccgccggccggccggctctcTAGCTCCTTGTCCGAGGAACACGCGCGCGGCAGGTCGGTAACCGGAGAAGCGAAACGCTTTTTCGCacggagcggaggaggagggggtgcgGGTGACGCGCGGCGGCTTCTTTAGTCGTgtcggggaggaggaagagggagggaggtggcagGTGAGGAACGGTGGCGTTTGGGGAGCAGGGGAAGGGAGGAGCGGAGGCTTTATAGCtgtggaggggaggggaggggaggggagggggaggcgcgTACGTTTTACTAGTCGTCGtctcggcgccgtcgccggtgtGGGGGTGGGGTTGTTGGCTTATTGTTTGCCGAGCGGGCTTGGTGGCGTGAGGTGGGGAAGGGAAGAATCCGCCCGGCGcccggggagggggagggaggtcAAGGCGGCGGCTGACGACGCGGAAACGCAGCTGCTGCTTCGTCGCCTCGTGCCCGGTGCCCCGGCCCCACTCCGATCCCCCGTTCCGTCAGTGTCGCAACAGCTCGCGCCTCCCCCCCTTCCCGTTCCAGCGTCGTGTACAATGTACGCGCGCCGGCACGCGGGTGCGCTGTGTTGTGTCGTATGCGGCGCGGCGCGTACGCACGTGTCCGCGTCCCGGCGAGGGGGCGAGGCGGTGGGGCCTAGTGCCGGCGGCAGAGCGGAGAGGGGTCGCCGACGTGTGTGGCTCTACTGAGCAGTCGAGCGTTTCGTGGACGCCCTTGGATTGGGTTGGCTCTGGATCACGCACGGCGGCTCGCGCGCCAGCGTCTGGACGGGAGACATGGAACAAAATCTTCGGATTTGTCTGGATTTTATAAATATACGACATTTTCAAAGGAATATAGGTTAAACGTTtcaaaattattattattattattattcagCAGTCTGATATTTTCTCCTTCTTTTTATTATACAGGCAGCTCCCCTGTCGGTTCATTTTGTAAATAAAGAATTATTGTTCATATGAATCCGGTAATCTACGTGGGCAATctatataaattttttttggcaTTGACAGTAGAAGTTTAAATGTTTGATCCAGAAGATCCTTATATCGTGGCAGACAACATTTTGAAGGCCGTAGGATAAGAATGTGGATTATGACTTGAATGACGTGAAGCTGACGTCCCCATTCTACGATCAGATGCTACACATGCACCCAGTAAAAACACGCTGTATATATGCCATCCCACGGCCTAGTTCGCCTTGCAAATTATATTTCGAAGCGGAACCCGGCCACCGGGCGACCGACGTTGATGGCCACGTACGGGCTCGGTCGCCGGCTCCCTGGCGGCGGCATAGCCAGCGATCGATTGATGGATATATGTGGCAGGAGCACTGACCACAAGGATTGGCATGTCCGATCCGCATGGGCTACACTTGTGTACAATCTCGTACAGAATTCAAGGCTTGTATATTACAACGGTGTTTAGCGGCATTCCATTTCAGAAAAATtagcttcactccaccaactttaaaaaaaactaacagCCAAACACGTATAGCTTCATCAACTCCACCTCTAGAAAAAAAGTGGAGCTAGAGGTTAAATCCACGTTTTTTTGGAgtatggagttggtgggtatttacccaccattaccATTCATTACACAAGTACCGGTCGatagataaaagaaaaaaaatcctatcACCCCCTTCGTCCCGTCGCCTCCCCATCTCCCACGAAACCTAGCGGCGTCGCTGCCGGCTGAGTCCCTAGCGAAAATCGATGGTGATGGCGACCCTCCTCCACCCAATTCGGTGATTCCTTCCTTAGCTCCTCCAACCAGCTCAATTTTGACCTCCGCCCATGCCGCCCAGATAGAACTCGCGCTGGGCCATGGCAGCCTTGGTGGCACCGCCGCCGAAGTAGTGCGATTCGCTGATGTGCTTGCCGTGCTCTGGGAGCATCTCCGCCCTCAATCCCAGGTGCTATGCAGATAATCAACAATCTACGTATCAGCTTATGTGTTCACCTAAAGATCTCCAACACTAAAACAGTTGAGAGTTGTTTATATTGTTCCATCAATCCGTCTCAATCAAATTCGAACTGAATAATGTAAAAGTTGGTTGTTTTGAGGAGAGCGTACTAGAAGTCGACCCATGCATAAGCATGAACTTAAAACACAACCAGCCATCCACCATGGGCAAAATAGAACATTCCTACCAAATCCTCATATTTCTGGAGCTGGAACACTACAATCTGCCAAACACGTACAACAGCTTCATGTTTTTCTGGaattggtggagtggagctggtttttgtAAGCTGGAGTGCTGGCAAACACCCCTATATATCTCTTGAAATATTTATAGCCGCATAAATATGTCAAAGAAAATGGTACTTATAGCTAGAAAACTCTGAATAATTAAAAAATGAGCCAAATCGCACGATGGTGACATGGAGAGTAGTGTACGCGTTCCGAACGGTACGGCAGAGGATCTATCCGTCCCGGCCGGACGCAGTTCTAGAGGGATTATGCATTCTGCGCGAATTTCACGTGGAATTCTTGCGTGGCAACTGCACCGTGTACTGCTCCTAGGAAGCGGCCCTGCTACCGTGCACCAATATATCTTGCGACAAACCAAAAAAACTATTAACGGCCTAACGGGTACATGCCATATTCATCGAGACAAGACCCTCACGTcgtcgtcaccgccgccgccgcacggacATGcatgaccaccaccaccaccaccacctaagATCGTCAAAGTGAGCAACCGGGATGACGTACCATGCACACCATCGTCTATCTCTCGTTACCGTGCAGCAGCTTCGATCCAAACTCTAACCCCGGCAAGCAGCAAGTGCAAGGACACGTTACCGATGAAACTAATGCCAGTCACTATACCTTTGCAAGGCGAACTAGGCGTTCCCCGGATCGGATCACATATGCGCTCTCCGTCATCGTGCCACGACTCCACGCGGCTGCACGGGTGGCGGTGGTGCCCGGTCCGGTGCGTCTCCAACGCAGAGTGCGCGCCCCCGACCGGTCGTTATCCCTCTCTCTTCCGTcatcgccggcgcggcggccgatggcgacgacgacgagcatcGAGCGTTCGGCAGCGGGCAGGTCCATCCACGCACAGATCGATCGAAATCCCACACTGTTCGATCTCACGCGTGCCGAACCGACGAACCTCGGCTCTCGCTCTCTCAGCGCGCGAAAAGTTTGTGCTCTCGGTTCGTGCGCTCTGATTGCTGCCTTTTTCATTCGTCGATCGTGCCCTGTCAAAcctctttctcttcttgttcttcttctgtgAGATTATTCTGCTGTACGTGGTGGCTATGGACTATGGTGGTTTCACGATCCAGGCTTCTAGCTGCAGATGGACCGCAAGAAAGGCACGCGTGCAGTGGTTGGCGACGGGTGCGTACTACCCGCGCCGGACTCTCGGCGGTCGTGCAATGCAAAATGTCTACTTGCTGAAAATTCGCACCAATTAAAGCATaattttgaaggaaaaaaaaattctaggaTGGGACCAAAAATAATCAGATACCAGTATGTTTTTAGGTTTGAAAGTTTTCAAAAACCATATATTTGTCGTGGTAATTAATGTGGTAAAGTTGGTATTTGCCGATTTACATACCCAGCATAGTCAAAACATTGACCACGTGGAGGTCTGGGTGGCTAACTGCTCCGGTTTTGGAGTAAGCAGTTCGGCTTCGAATTCTGTCGAGCGTGCCTTCACTAGAGTCTGGTCTCTAAAACATCGTGTTATAATAGTAACCTGTGTTGAAAGATTAGGTTAGCTAAAAAGGCATGCGTTAAATGCTTCTCTACAATTTTGGTGTTGCCATGATTGATTGGGCAACAcgttcatttttctttctctttagTACTTTTTAAGTTCTATAGAAATACTTACAtttatggagggagtatgtattgCGTATACTACAatatttctttttaaaaaaagacaaattagCACTTCATCTTTGCCTTTGATAATTCGGGTCCCTCCAAAGTGCATCCAAGTGAAGCTCCTGCAAAAGCAAGCTATCAACAGATATATACACCATATCAATCGAGACAAGGCCACCACCGACCCAAGATCGCCCAAGCATACGTGCAGCTTCCAAACTCCATCCAGCAAGCTAGTGAACGTACACATCACCACAGCTCGCAAGTGAGCTAGGCTTTGCCCGGAGACGGCATGTGCTTTCGTCACGCACCACCGTAGTACCCGCCCTACAATTCCACGCAGATGCCAGCAGATGGGGTGCCTCGCTGCAACAGAAAGTGCGCTCCTCCTGACCGGTCGTTTTCTtctccgtcgccggcggccgatgATCGGCGGCGGCAGATCCAGCTGTTCACTGTTCATACGAGTGCCGAACCGATGAATAAAATCGCCGCGCTTTCCACAGGTCTTCACCGGCCGTGTGGAAAAggttctttttcttccttgattGGGTTCAGGCGGTTTGTGCGCTCTGA containing:
- the LOC101765774 gene encoding germin-like protein 11-1 isoform X2, producing MAPQGERKLFINGFLCKHPSTILASDFKTLLLNHAGDLNNMFRSSVNMVTATEFPGLNTLGLAMARTDIAPSGVVLPHSHPRASEMMFVHGGSVVVGFFDTKGKLFQKTLGEGDVFIFPRGLVHYIMNYGFGPATTFSVLNSQNPGVVGITHAMFATESDVVEGLMARMLKFGEMALSDNSTYTGLQWAF
- the LOC101766192 gene encoding respiratory burst oxidase homolog protein B, translated to MHSHRPGADAGAGGDIVEMSSAAAAPHEGRDRERVIPHSGPLSKKTGARKSARFAESVSAPLSAPPPRASPSATDDDDYVEITLDVRDDSVAVHSVKPAAHGGAGGEDPDVTLLARTLENRRSSSYGHNVIRNASSRIKQVSQELRRLASINRHGGGGRTLDRSKSAAAHALKGLKFISKAEGAKGWEAVEERFDKLAPNGLLHRSKFGQCIGMREPEFAGELFDALSRRRNISGDTISKAELLEFWDQISDTSFDGRLQTFFDMVDKDADGRITEEEVKEIILLSASANKLSKIQEQAEEYARLIMEELDPGNLGYIDLYNLETLLLQAPSQSVRIGTTNSRNLSQMLSQNLRPTPEPNPLRRWYRRAQYFLEDNWKRVWVMLLWLSICAGLFTWKFVQYRRRYVFEVMGYCVCIAKGGAETLKFNMALILLPVCRNTITWIRNRTAVGRVVPFDDNLNFHKVVAVGITVGAALHIISHLTCDFPRLLRATDAEYAPLGQYFGFPRPNDYWWFVKGTEGWTGLVMLVLMAVAFTLATPWFRRGRLALPGPLKRLTGFNAFWYSHHCFVVVYALLIVHGHYLYLTKKWQKKSTWMYLAVPLVMYACERLTRALRSSVRPVKILKVAVYPGNVLSLHFSKPQGFRYKSGQYIFVNCAAVSPFQWHPFSITSAPKDDYVSVHIRTLGDWTRELKTVFSKVCRPPTEGKSGLLRAEYDRDGSTMTNPSFPKVLIDGPYGAPAQDYKKYDVVLLVGLGIGATPMISIIKDIINNMKQLDGDLEAGSGNDNSVSTASFRTRRAYFYWVTREQGSFEWFRGVMDEVAETDKKGVIELHNYCTSVYEEGDARSALIAMLQSLNHAKHGVDVVSGTRVKTHFARPNWRNVYKRIALNHRDQRVGVFYCGAPVLTKELRELAQDFSRKTNTKFEFHKENF
- the LOC101765774 gene encoding germin-like protein 11-1 isoform X1; amino-acid sequence: MKLFIPLCSYILLIGIYAPKALSDSPPLQDVCPMAPQGERKLFINGFLCKHPSTILASDFKTLLLNHAGDLNNMFRSSVNMVTATEFPGLNTLGLAMARTDIAPSGVVLPHSHPRASEMMFVHGGSVVVGFFDTKGKLFQKTLGEGDVFIFPRGLVHYIMNYGFGPATTFSVLNSQNPGVVGITHAMFATESDVVEGLMARMLKFGEMALSDNSTYTGLQWAF